The Halomicrobium zhouii region CGGTGAGGACTTGCTGGCGCCCGCGGGGAAACAGCAGATTGTGCGAGAACAGCAGGTAGACTGCCGCGAGCAGGATGGAGCCGACGGCGAACAGCGCGGCGGTGCCGTCGGTGATGTTCAGCCCGACGTCCCACGTCTCGGCGCTAAAGACGACGACGAGCGTCGGCACCAGCGCCGCCGTCGATAGCTTCGGCAGCGACAGCGGGAGCGCGAGTGCGCGGCTCCTGACCACTGCGGCGGCCACCTCCCCCGGGTTCCGGGCGACGCTGGCGAGGTAGAACCACAGCCGTCCGAGGGGGCCACGGGCGTCCGTCTCCTCCTCGGGGATCCGGCTCGCCTCGCGGCGGAACTGTCTGCTCAGCGTCGTGTCGAACCGCGGGACGCCGTCCCGTTCGGCGTCGAACGTGAACGGCGCCATCGCGGAGTCACCCCCCGCGTCGTGGCCGGCGCCGAGGACGTGGCCGACCTGGTGGAGCAGCAGTGCCGCGCCGTTCCAGCGCACCGCCGCGTCCTCGAGGGACCGCCGGGGCTGGTCACGGGGCGATAGCCGCAGGGTTCGCGTCGAGACGACGGCGACGCGTCCCAGCGGCGACGCCAGCCCGGGCACGCGACGCTCGCGCCGGGAGAGCAGCGGGACGTCGGTGACGACAACGACCAGGTCGTAGGGGCCCTCGACCATCCGCAGCGCCGCCTCCTCCAGGAACTCGGAGGGGTACCGCGCGTCGTAGTCTGTCAGCTCCTCGGGCTCTTCCGCGTGGAACCGCCAGCTCGCGTCCGTCGCCGACGCCAGTTCGCCGACGACGTCGTGGGCCGCCCGGTCGGCGAAGGCCGCGAGGTCGACGCCGTCGCTCCGCGGAGAGTGGGCGACCAGCAGCCCGACGTCGACGACGACGTCCCCGTCGGCGTCGGTCGTCACCGCCTCGCCGTCCGCCGCTGCCCCGGTCATACGTTCGTTTGGAACCGCCGACGGAAAAGCGTCAATCGACTCGACGGCGGTCCCGAGCGGCCAGGAATCGCCGCCGGGCCGCGCTAGCTGTTCGAAGGTTCCTGACGTCCGCCACTGGGACGCCGAGAATCGCTTCGAGCCGATGTCTGCACCGCTCGCAACGGGCCGTTACCGGTCGACGGGTCGTTGCCTTCTGCCTCCACCCGGCAATGGCGCCCACTACCCAGGAGGTACCACAGACCTAACTGAGTAACACGAACCTGTCGGTGTATTGTGCAATATATATTGAAACTGGTGGGAGGCGGAGGTCCGGGCACCGATGACTGGTGCCACCGATCCGGACCGGGAACGCGGGGCGACGGACCCGTACACGGTCCGTCGATTCCGTCCCGAGGACAGGGACGGCGTGATAGCGCTCGATCGGATCGTCTGGGACCGTGACCGGGGCCCCGACTGGTTCCGGTGGAAGTACGAGTCGAACCCGTTCGTCGACGACGTCCCGGTGTTCGTGGTCGAGCGTGACGGCCAAATCGTCGGGGCGCGTCCGTTCATGGCCTTCCGGATACGCACCGGCGAGACGGTCGTCGACGCACTGCAGCCGAGCGACACCATGGTCCACCCGGATCACCGGCGACGCGGCCTCTTCACCCGCATGACGCGGCGAGCGATAGCGGCCTACGCCGACGAGGAGCCCAGCTTGCTGTTCAACTACCCGAACGACGCCGCCCGGCCCGGGTACGAGAAACTCGGCTGGCGGACGGTCGGACCGCAGGTGACGTTCTACCGGATTCAGGACCCCGCACGGCTCCTCTCGGCCCGGTTCGACGCTGCGGCGGAGCCGCTCGTCCGCCGGACGGTCCGGCCGCTGGTCCGCGCGGTCCGTCGTCCTCCCAGCCGACTGCCCCGGCGTGCGGACGTCGACGTCGCGTCCCAGCGCGGGGTTCCGCACGCGACGCTCGCGTCGCTCTACGAAGGCAGTGTCCCCCGCAGGTTCCACGCGCTCCGCGACGAGGCGCTCCTCGCGTGGCGGTTCGGGAGCCCCGTCTGGTCCCGACGGACGTATCTCGCGAGACGCGACGGCACCGCCGTCGCGGCGCTGGTCGCGCGGACCCGGACACTCGCCGACGGCGTCACCGTAACCCAGATAGCGGACGTCCTGCCGATGGCCGGCGACGAGTACGAGCGGGGGGCCGCCACGACCCTCCTGGGACCGGTGGTCCGGGACCACGCGGAGTCGACGCTTATCGCCGCAATCACGGGCCCGATCCGTTCGGCGGCCCTCGAACGGCACGGGTTCAGGCCGGACGACCGGCCACCGCTCTCGTGGGTGCGCGACCGGTCCAAGACCCTCGCGGTCCGGCCCATGCGGCTCTCGGCCTCGTCGTGGACGCTGGACGGGCGCCCGATCGACGATCCGGCGAACTGGACGGGGACGTTCGTCGAGCGCGACACCACGTGACGGCGACGCGCGCCGAAGTATGACCTTCTTACGAACGGTTTCGAACGTATAACAAACTGATGGGGCCGGGTCTCTCGGTGCATGTTCGAGACGTCAGACGCGCGTCGCGCGGTGGCCCGCGCGTACCGCCTCGCGATCGCCGCCGCGGCACTGCCGATCGTCCTCGCCGACTACTTCGACCCGGACACCGGCGCGGCCTACGACGTCGGCCTCGCGTCGAAACTCGTCCTCGCGGCGCGGATGGTACGGAACAACTGGCAGATCCCGACCGGATCGAGCTTCGTCGAACACCTGGTGATGGCAGCCGCCATCCTCAAGGTTCCCCCGGAGGTCGACGGCTGCGTCGTCGAGTGCGGCTGCTTCAAGGGCGGTAGCACCGCCAACCTGTCGCTCGTGGCGGGGCTGTGTGACCGCACCCTCCACGTGTTCGACTCCTTCGAGGGGATGCCCGAACCCACGGCGGACGACGAGACGCACCTGGTCGTCGACTCCGAGCGGGTCCACTCCTACGAGGAGAACTCCTGGGAGGCGACCGTCGCCGAGGTGGAGGCCAACGTCGTCGCCTACGGCGACCCCGGCGCCGTGGTGTTCCACCCGGGCTACTTCGACGAGACGATGCCGGGGTTCGACGAGCCCTGCGTCGCCGCCTTCCTCGACGTCGGCCTCCGGACGTCCGCGGAGACGGCCCTCGAACACCTCTGGCCCGTGCTCCGGAACGACAGCCGCTGTTTCACCCACGAGGCCAAGCACATGGACATGGCCGACCTCTTCTTCGACCGGGAGTGGTGGCGCGAGACGCTCGATTCGGAGCCGCCGGGACTCGTCGGCGCCGGGAGCGGCATCGGTCTCCACCCCGGTCCGAACGGCTTCTCCAGCCTGCTGGCTTACACCGTCAAGAACCCCGCCGTCGACGACTACGCCGTCGTCGCCCAGACGGGCGCCGACAACGTGGTCGACGTGGGCCGGACCGGGTCGGACTGAACACACCCGTTGCGGATCCTCGACGCTTAACCTCCTGGGCCGGCCAGATGCGCGCATGACCGACCGCAACGCCGCAGACGGGCCGACCGGCGACGACCTCGCCTGGGAGACGCTCGACGCCAGCACCGCCTACAGCTGCGACGGGTTCGACGTGGTCAACCAGTCGGTTCGACTCCCGGACGGCACCGAGTCGGAGTTCGACTACCTCTCGGAGAGCGAAGCCGTCGTCGTCCTCCCGTTCACGCCCGACGGCGACGTCGTCGTCATCGACGAGTGGCGCCAGGCGGTCGACCGCGTCAACCGCGGCCTGCCCGCGGGGAGTATCGAACCCGAAGACGACGACCCCGTCGCCGCCGCCCACCGCGAACTCGTCGAGGAGACCGGCCACGAGGCCAGCGTGGTCGACCACCTCACCAGCGTCGAACCGGCCAACGGCTTCGCGGACTCGTACTTCCACTACTTCGTCGCTCACGGGTGTGAACCGACGGCCGAACAGCGACTCGACCACAACGAGTCCATTCGGGTCGAGACGACGACGTTCGACGAACTGGTCGAGGACGTGCGTACGGGCGACCTCCAGGACGGCCGGTCCGCGTTCGCCGTCCTCCACTACGCGCTGTTCGAGGACGGATCGTCGCAGCGATGACAGACTGACGCTGCAATATATATTACCGGGGAGCCTCAATTCAGACGTATGGACGAGCCTGGGGAGCCAGCCATCGACGAGGTAGACGTCGAGGGGATGCGCGAGTATCTCGCCGGTGAAGAAGTCGTGTTCGCACTCCTGTTCGGCTCGCACGCGCGCGGAACCGCCGACGCCTCGTCGGACGTCGACGTCGCGCTTCGATTCCCCGGCGAGATGGACGCACACGAGCGGTTCCGCCGACGCAACCGTATCGACGCAGCACTGCAGGAGTACGCCGACGGGTTCGTCGACGTCAGTGACATCAGTTCGTTGCCGATCCCGGTCGCGCACGCTGCCCTTCGAGACGGCGTCCGTCTCGTCGGCGACGAGCAGACCATCGACGAATACCGGACCCAGGTCCAGACCGAATACGAGTCCTCGTCAGCCGCACGGAAAGCCGACGACGAAGCCTTCATCGAGCGACTCGCCCGGGGAGAGATCTAGATGGTGGACGAGGAGATCGTCGTCGACAAACTCCGGCACATCAACGAGTACACCGAGGACCTGAAGCAGATGCGCGGAATGTCAAAGGACAAATACGTGAACGACGTCGTGATTCAACGGGCCGTCGAACGGACGTTGATGAACCTCATACAGTCCTGTATCGACCTCGCTCAACACATTCGAGCGGCCGAGAATCTCTCACCGAGTGGAACCTCGAAGAAGGAAATCGAAGCCCTCGGGGATGCGGGGATCATCTCTGACGAGACACAGGCACGGATGGAGGAGGCAGTGGGATTCCGGAACATCCTCGCGCATCGGTACGGTGACGTTGACCACGACATCGTGTACGACGTACTCCACAGCGATGTTCACTGGTTCGAACAGTTTCAGCAAGCGGTCGCGCAGTGGTTTCAGGACCGGGACGCCACGTAGCTTCCCGCCATCCTCGTCCAGAAACCGATACCTTACTTCCCGTGCCGTCCCTGTCCACGCCCATGAGCTACGACCTCTTCGACACGGAGTCCGGCAACGCAGTCGTCGTCGCACTGGATCACGGCCTCGGGATGGGCGCGCTGGAGGGGTTCGAGGACGCCGGCGCGACGCTGGATGCCGTCCTCGCGGGTAATCCCGACGGCGTCCTCGTCGGGCCGCACTTCGCCCGACGGTATGCTGACCGATTCGACGACTCGGACGCCGACCTGCTGGTCACGGCGGACGTCGCGACGTTCTCCACCCGACCGG contains the following coding sequences:
- a CDS encoding NUDIX hydrolase, which gives rise to MTDRNAADGPTGDDLAWETLDASTAYSCDGFDVVNQSVRLPDGTESEFDYLSESEAVVVLPFTPDGDVVVIDEWRQAVDRVNRGLPAGSIEPEDDDPVAAAHRELVEETGHEASVVDHLTSVEPANGFADSYFHYFVAHGCEPTAEQRLDHNESIRVETTTFDELVEDVRTGDLQDGRSAFAVLHYALFEDGSSQR
- a CDS encoding TylF/MycF/NovP-related O-methyltransferase; translated protein: MFETSDARRAVARAYRLAIAAAALPIVLADYFDPDTGAAYDVGLASKLVLAARMVRNNWQIPTGSSFVEHLVMAAAILKVPPEVDGCVVECGCFKGGSTANLSLVAGLCDRTLHVFDSFEGMPEPTADDETHLVVDSERVHSYEENSWEATVAEVEANVVAYGDPGAVVFHPGYFDETMPGFDEPCVAAFLDVGLRTSAETALEHLWPVLRNDSRCFTHEAKHMDMADLFFDREWWRETLDSEPPGLVGAGSGIGLHPGPNGFSSLLAYTVKNPAVDDYAVVAQTGADNVVDVGRTGSD
- the hepT gene encoding type VII toxin-antitoxin system HepT family RNase toxin — encoded protein: MVDEEIVVDKLRHINEYTEDLKQMRGMSKDKYVNDVVIQRAVERTLMNLIQSCIDLAQHIRAAENLSPSGTSKKEIEALGDAGIISDETQARMEEAVGFRNILAHRYGDVDHDIVYDVLHSDVHWFEQFQQAVAQWFQDRDAT
- a CDS encoding GNAT family N-acetyltransferase, which produces MTGATDPDRERGATDPYTVRRFRPEDRDGVIALDRIVWDRDRGPDWFRWKYESNPFVDDVPVFVVERDGQIVGARPFMAFRIRTGETVVDALQPSDTMVHPDHRRRGLFTRMTRRAIAAYADEEPSLLFNYPNDAARPGYEKLGWRTVGPQVTFYRIQDPARLLSARFDAAAEPLVRRTVRPLVRAVRRPPSRLPRRADVDVASQRGVPHATLASLYEGSVPRRFHALRDEALLAWRFGSPVWSRRTYLARRDGTAVAALVARTRTLADGVTVTQIADVLPMAGDEYERGAATTLLGPVVRDHAESTLIAAITGPIRSAALERHGFRPDDRPPLSWVRDRSKTLAVRPMRLSASSWTLDGRPIDDPANWTGTFVERDTT
- the mntA gene encoding type VII toxin-antitoxin system MntA family adenylyltransferase antitoxin — encoded protein: MDEPGEPAIDEVDVEGMREYLAGEEVVFALLFGSHARGTADASSDVDVALRFPGEMDAHERFRRRNRIDAALQEYADGFVDVSDISSLPIPVAHAALRDGVRLVGDEQTIDEYRTQVQTEYESSSAARKADDEAFIERLARGEI